A DNA window from Pseudodesulfovibrio thermohalotolerans contains the following coding sequences:
- a CDS encoding aldehyde ferredoxin oxidoreductase N-terminal domain-containing protein, with protein sequence MYGWAGKILRVNLDDGSIVKEDTSKYLNYTGGIGFGYKVVFDEAPTAGPFDPENRIIFAVGPLTGSLAPSTGRSEVISISPHVYAPKSKRPLVTRSGFGGYWGAELKFAGYDAVIVQGKAKKPVFINVVDDEVTIEDASAMWGKDTFETQDMIKARTGDEKTQIAVIGPSGERLVRISPIIHRIGNAAGQGGFGAVMGSKNLKAIAIRGTKGVKVADKKNLIQYVKSVREFQPGPLGSTPLSTGALSWTEKHVDPKDINKQALRFDQTESCAPWLNKYHVKSQSCYSCPQGCYSYMNVDGMGGGAVSCTQWFYSWLGNRDKATFLANQLANKLGVDTFEMFPMIQFVWYLQDTKVGGKDLVQLLHEKKLVSDEIMAGLEKGHYPPRGDFSTDGLETMMNMIAYRQGFLGDALGEGFRRAMDIIAAKFESMGMKEAAQKTMHFENMEGIMGGVVGGNGGWGMSAHYDPRTFGYYWAVNFAVENRDPNRHSMTNLVEWTGLTFEQAMPVAIRHWGEEIAENGLNDLHRKRDVPLTWNGEKSAKANAYLGQFIHYRGCIKDSITVCDWVFPIMTSGRKDRDYTGDISVEYKLFELVTGEKMTQKTLDDKAARIWVLHRLLTAMEWGGGRKVNLREEHDQLPDHFFAPVETRLLPSYPPADPPHPPLVRENFEAVKNEYYKLMEWDPETGLPTRKLMKRLGMDAELATFEKKAFPLPA encoded by the coding sequence ATGTACGGATGGGCTGGAAAGATATTGCGAGTCAACCTGGACGACGGTTCCATAGTCAAGGAAGATACGTCCAAGTACCTGAATTATACCGGGGGCATCGGTTTCGGCTACAAGGTGGTCTTCGACGAGGCGCCCACGGCGGGTCCTTTTGACCCCGAGAACCGGATCATCTTCGCGGTGGGGCCGCTGACGGGCTCGCTGGCGCCCTCCACCGGGCGCTCCGAGGTCATCTCCATCTCGCCCCACGTCTACGCGCCCAAGTCCAAGCGCCCGCTGGTCACCCGTAGCGGTTTCGGAGGCTATTGGGGCGCGGAGCTGAAGTTCGCGGGCTACGACGCGGTGATCGTCCAGGGCAAGGCCAAGAAGCCGGTCTTCATCAACGTCGTGGACGACGAGGTGACCATCGAGGACGCCTCGGCCATGTGGGGCAAGGACACCTTCGAGACCCAGGACATGATCAAGGCCAGGACGGGCGACGAAAAGACCCAGATCGCGGTCATCGGCCCCTCCGGCGAACGGCTGGTGCGCATCTCCCCGATCATACACCGCATCGGCAACGCGGCGGGCCAGGGCGGCTTCGGCGCGGTCATGGGGTCCAAGAACCTCAAGGCCATCGCCATCCGGGGCACCAAGGGCGTCAAGGTCGCGGACAAGAAGAACCTGATCCAGTACGTCAAGAGCGTGCGCGAGTTCCAGCCGGGCCCCCTAGGCTCCACCCCGCTGTCCACCGGCGCGCTCAGCTGGACTGAGAAGCACGTGGACCCCAAGGACATCAACAAGCAGGCCCTGCGCTTCGACCAGACCGAGAGCTGCGCCCCCTGGCTGAACAAGTACCACGTCAAGTCCCAGTCCTGCTATTCCTGCCCCCAGGGGTGCTACTCCTACATGAACGTGGACGGCATGGGCGGCGGCGCGGTGAGCTGCACCCAGTGGTTCTACTCCTGGCTGGGCAACCGCGACAAGGCCACCTTCCTGGCCAACCAACTGGCCAACAAGCTGGGCGTGGACACCTTCGAGATGTTCCCCATGATCCAGTTCGTCTGGTACCTCCAGGACACCAAGGTGGGCGGCAAGGACCTGGTGCAGCTCCTCCATGAAAAGAAGCTGGTCAGCGACGAGATCATGGCCGGCCTCGAAAAGGGCCACTACCCGCCCAGGGGCGACTTCAGCACCGACGGCCTGGAGACCATGATGAACATGATCGCCTACCGTCAGGGCTTCCTGGGCGACGCCCTGGGCGAGGGATTCCGCCGGGCCATGGACATCATCGCCGCCAAGTTCGAGTCCATGGGCATGAAGGAAGCCGCGCAGAAGACCATGCACTTCGAAAACATGGAAGGCATCATGGGCGGCGTCGTGGGCGGCAACGGCGGCTGGGGCATGTCGGCCCACTACGACCCGCGCACCTTCGGCTACTACTGGGCCGTGAACTTCGCGGTGGAGAACCGCGATCCCAACCGCCACTCCATGACCAACCTGGTGGAATGGACCGGCCTGACCTTCGAACAGGCCATGCCCGTGGCCATCCGGCACTGGGGCGAGGAGATCGCGGAGAACGGCCTCAACGACCTGCACCGCAAGCGCGACGTCCCCCTGACCTGGAACGGCGAGAAGTCGGCCAAGGCCAACGCCTACCTGGGCCAGTTCATCCACTACCGCGGCTGCATCAAGGACAGCATCACGGTCTGCGACTGGGTCTTCCCGATCATGACCAGCGGCCGCAAGGACCGCGACTACACCGGCGACATCAGCGTGGAGTACAAGCTCTTCGAGCTGGTCACCGGCGAGAAGATGACCCAGAAGACCCTGGACGACAAGGCGGCCCGGATATGGGTCCTGCACCGGCTGCTGACCGCCATGGAATGGGGCGGCGGCCGCAAGGTCAACCTGCGCGAGGAGCACGACCAGCTGCCCGACCACTTCTTCGCGCCCGTGGAGACCCGTCTGCTGCCGAGCTACCCTCCGGCCGACCCGCCCCATCCCCCGCTGGTCCGGGAGAACTTCGAGGCGGTCAAGAACGAGTACTACAAGCTCATGGAGTGGGACCCCGAGACCGGCCTGCCCACCCGGAAGCTGATGAAGCGGCTGGGCATGGACGCCGAACTGGCGACCTTCGAGAAGAAGGCGTTCCCGCTCCCGGCGTAG
- a CDS encoding ABC transporter ATP-binding protein has translation MSLIELNSISKKYLTGQVETEALKQVTVSIEKGKLVTFVGPSGSGKTTLLNIIGCMDKPSSGEVRVTDTRVDTLDKKAAANFRGKHLGFIFQSFNLIPVLSVYENIEYPLLMISRTPAGERRERVMAVLEAVGMADQKDKRPDQISGGQKQRVAVARALVTNPDVVLADEPTANLDHDTAHKIIDLMKKMRDTYGTTFVFSTHDPRIVEHADVVHGIEDGRLLNGNPLYQGGKDHA, from the coding sequence ATGTCGCTGATCGAGCTGAACAGCATTTCGAAAAAATACCTGACGGGTCAGGTCGAAACCGAAGCCTTGAAACAGGTTACCGTGTCCATCGAAAAAGGGAAACTCGTCACGTTCGTGGGACCTTCGGGAAGCGGCAAGACAACGCTGCTCAACATCATCGGTTGCATGGACAAGCCGTCTTCCGGGGAGGTCCGCGTGACCGACACCAGGGTGGACACCCTGGACAAGAAGGCGGCGGCGAATTTTCGCGGCAAGCATCTCGGTTTCATCTTCCAGTCGTTCAATCTCATCCCGGTCCTGAGCGTGTATGAGAATATCGAATACCCCTTGCTCATGATCTCCCGGACCCCCGCAGGCGAGCGGCGGGAACGCGTGATGGCCGTGCTGGAGGCCGTAGGCATGGCCGACCAGAAGGACAAGCGGCCGGACCAGATATCGGGCGGACAGAAACAGCGCGTGGCCGTGGCCCGGGCGCTGGTGACCAACCCGGACGTGGTGCTTGCCGATGAACCCACCGCGAACCTCGATCACGACACGGCCCACAAGATAATAGATTTGATGAAAAAGATGCGGGACACCTACGGGACCACCTTCGTCTTCTCCACCCACGACCCGCGCATCGTCGAACACGCCGACGTGGTGCACGGCATTGAGGACGGCAGGCTGCTGAACGGAAACCCGCTGTACCAGGGAGGAAAAGACCATGCGTAA
- a CDS encoding ABC transporter permease, with amino-acid sequence MRNIFKIALRNLTRYKRRTALTSLLIVIGVCMVVMFSGLAGSFKSMMIGIITDSSIGHLQIHRKGYFSSIDTMPLNLNMKGPAYQKISEMLEATPGVTAYAPRLKFGAVLSNYMESTNVRLSAVDPKRELAVCTALADRMKQGAPGPGEGLLEKGQVVVPEKVAKSLGMKPDDSVVLVATNKDGSVNGMEFQIAGIIEDLMGPGGKDAYMHIEDARSLLRTEPGEVTEIVVRVSDFNKLKPVAASLAATLGEVKNKKGQPAFELHTWDKLSPFSNIANMIDLMLVTVKIVMVAIVLISVLNVMLMSVFERVREIGTIAAMGTSPGTIMSLFVAEGVLLGVLGTALGLILGVGGLLAFKAAGVAFSFGRMDNLIVRPDINPGEMLFLSAIVLLASALAALQPAWKASRMEPVDALGHV; translated from the coding sequence ATGCGTAACATATTCAAGATCGCCCTGCGCAACCTTACTCGCTACAAACGGCGTACCGCCCTCACCTCTCTGCTCATCGTCATCGGCGTGTGCATGGTGGTCATGTTCTCAGGCCTGGCCGGGTCGTTCAAGTCCATGATGATCGGCATCATCACAGATTCAAGCATCGGCCACCTGCAAATCCATCGAAAGGGGTACTTCTCGTCCATCGACACGATGCCCCTCAACCTGAACATGAAAGGGCCGGCATACCAAAAAATATCGGAAATGCTCGAAGCGACACCCGGTGTGACAGCCTATGCGCCCAGACTGAAATTCGGTGCGGTCCTCAGCAATTACATGGAAAGCACCAACGTCAGGCTTTCGGCTGTCGATCCGAAACGGGAGCTGGCTGTCTGCACGGCCTTGGCTGACAGGATGAAGCAGGGAGCCCCCGGTCCCGGCGAGGGACTGCTCGAAAAGGGCCAGGTCGTGGTTCCCGAAAAGGTGGCCAAGAGCCTGGGGATGAAGCCCGACGACTCCGTGGTGCTGGTTGCCACCAACAAGGACGGCTCCGTCAACGGCATGGAATTCCAGATTGCCGGAATCATCGAGGACCTCATGGGACCGGGCGGCAAGGACGCCTACATGCACATCGAAGACGCCCGCAGCCTCCTGCGCACCGAACCGGGCGAAGTCACGGAAATCGTGGTCAGGGTGTCCGATTTCAACAAGCTGAAGCCTGTCGCAGCGTCGCTCGCGGCAACGCTCGGGGAGGTCAAGAACAAGAAGGGCCAGCCCGCCTTCGAACTGCACACCTGGGACAAGCTGTCGCCGTTCTCCAACATCGCAAACATGATTGACCTGATGCTGGTCACGGTGAAGATCGTCATGGTCGCCATCGTCCTTATCAGCGTGCTCAACGTGATGCTGATGTCGGTCTTCGAGCGCGTACGGGAAATCGGAACCATTGCCGCCATGGGGACATCCCCCGGAACGATCATGTCGCTTTTCGTGGCCGAGGGCGTGCTCCTGGGCGTGCTGGGGACGGCGCTCGGCCTGATTCTGGGCGTGGGCGGTTTGTTGGCCTTCAAGGCGGCGGGAGTTGCCTTCTCCTTCGGACGGATGGACAACCTGATCGTGCGCCCGGACATCAATCCCGGCGAAATGCTCTTTTTGTCGGCCATCGTCCTGCTCGCCTCCGCCCTGGCGGCGCTGCAACCCGCGTGGAAGGCGAGCCGGATGGAACCCGTCGATGCGCTCGGGCACGTATAA
- a CDS encoding anti-sigma factor family protein, which produces MLCRNCHTRLSAYLDGELSGRELWDMKRHLDGCASCRAHLAELEALDAPLASPGTPEMPGDLEYRIMARASREYFDARDTSRFRAIARRWLGPTATASALAIGLLLGGLLGWNSHGGPISEQSTLRTENAVFASLSAAPGGSIEAAVLAGFDGGGRL; this is translated from the coding sequence ATGCTTTGCCGAAACTGCCATACACGTCTTTCTGCCTACCTGGACGGTGAACTGTCCGGGCGGGAGCTGTGGGACATGAAACGCCATCTCGACGGTTGCGCGTCCTGCCGCGCCCACCTTGCCGAGTTGGAGGCGTTGGACGCACCGCTTGCCTCTCCGGGCACCCCGGAGATGCCGGGCGACCTGGAATACCGGATCATGGCCCGGGCTTCACGAGAGTATTTCGATGCCCGTGACACGAGCCGCTTCCGGGCGATTGCCCGTAGGTGGCTGGGGCCGACCGCCACGGCATCCGCCTTGGCGATCGGTCTGCTTCTGGGAGGATTGCTCGGGTGGAACAGCCATGGCGGACCAATTTCGGAACAGTCCACCCTGCGGACGGAAAATGCGGTCTTCGCATCCCTGAGCGCGGCCCCCGGCGGATCGATCGAGGCCGCGGTGCTGGCCGGATTCGACGGCGGAGGGAGGTTGTAA
- a CDS encoding sulfite exporter TauE/SafE family protein, which translates to MTVPVVLLASIFLISLLLTMVGLGGGLVFSPLFVLLGMAKAQAAAASLFLNLTAAGSAAYAYSRKGMVDFSLSIPLILFSAAAAPLGAYLNTRIETKPFLMIMAVILFLAAIRMLFSPKGDNRTVERAKATKIIGGATIGAVTGLMAGLLGVGGGVFIVPLLIFALKTPTKTAAASSTFIVCFSSLTGFMGYASMGEVDWYFLLPAAVVAFIAGQAGARLMNARLTGRTVRLLFSLLLFGLCAKLLHQWFSGV; encoded by the coding sequence ATGACTGTTCCCGTTGTCCTGCTTGCGAGCATATTTCTCATCTCACTCCTACTGACCATGGTCGGCCTCGGCGGCGGGCTTGTCTTCTCGCCGCTGTTCGTGCTCCTGGGTATGGCGAAAGCCCAGGCGGCTGCGGCATCCTTGTTCCTGAACCTCACGGCGGCGGGGTCGGCGGCGTACGCCTATTCGCGAAAGGGGATGGTCGATTTCTCCCTTTCGATCCCGCTGATCCTATTTTCCGCAGCGGCCGCGCCGCTCGGCGCTTACCTGAACACCCGAATCGAGACGAAACCGTTCCTGATGATCATGGCCGTCATTCTCTTTCTGGCGGCGATACGCATGCTATTTTCACCCAAAGGCGACAACCGAACGGTTGAACGGGCAAAAGCAACAAAAATCATCGGCGGGGCGACCATCGGCGCGGTCACCGGCTTGATGGCCGGGCTGCTTGGAGTCGGCGGCGGGGTTTTCATCGTTCCCCTGCTGATCTTCGCCCTGAAGACGCCGACCAAGACCGCTGCCGCTTCATCCACCTTCATCGTCTGCTTCTCCTCGCTCACCGGGTTCATGGGATACGCTTCCATGGGGGAGGTCGATTGGTATTTCCTTTTGCCTGCGGCGGTGGTCGCCTTTATCGCCGGTCAGGCCGGGGCGCGGCTCATGAATGCCCGGCTGACGGGCCGGACGGTCAGGCTGCTGTTTAGCCTGCTCCTGTTCGGGTTGTGCGCCAAACTGTTGCATCAGTGGTTTTCGGGGGTTTGA
- a CDS encoding ABC transporter ATP-binding protein, translating to MKNEAVAVEDLSKRFDGVQAVDGVSFAVERGELFGFLGPNGAGKTTTINMLTGLARPDSGVIRLCGVDCTTTPRTAQHLIGVVPDESNLYPELTGFENLCFCASLYGIRKDERRARARALLRDFDLAKAADRKFGGYSKGMKRKLTIAAGIIHRPDILFLDEPTTGIDVASGRQIRQLVADLHHAGTTIFLTTHYIEEAERLCNRIAFIVAGRIVGIDSVEHLIQPLQGRHVLEITCQEALTETVREGLSQAFPPLVISPPEQHSIRVESDSPVHVGPLVRRIEEQGFTVTEARRVRLSLEDVFVQITGIESGTMHHEKEMKGGKK from the coding sequence ATGAAGAATGAAGCAGTAGCGGTCGAAGACCTGAGCAAACGGTTCGATGGCGTGCAGGCCGTGGACGGCGTGTCGTTCGCCGTGGAGCGGGGGGAGTTGTTCGGATTCCTCGGGCCGAACGGGGCAGGAAAGACCACGACCATCAACATGCTGACCGGGTTGGCCCGCCCGGACTCGGGGGTAATTCGCCTGTGCGGCGTCGATTGCACCACAACCCCTAGGACCGCCCAGCACCTGATAGGGGTGGTCCCTGACGAAAGCAACCTCTACCCCGAGCTGACCGGATTCGAGAACCTGTGTTTCTGCGCATCGCTGTACGGCATCCGGAAGGACGAGCGCCGGGCGCGGGCAAGGGCGCTGCTGCGCGACTTCGACCTCGCCAAGGCGGCTGACCGAAAGTTCGGCGGGTACTCCAAGGGGATGAAGCGGAAGCTCACCATCGCGGCGGGCATCATCCACCGTCCGGACATCCTGTTCCTCGACGAACCCACCACGGGCATCGACGTGGCCAGCGGACGCCAGATACGCCAGCTCGTGGCCGACCTGCACCACGCCGGGACGACCATCTTCCTGACCACCCACTACATCGAGGAGGCCGAGCGGCTTTGCAACCGCATCGCCTTCATCGTTGCCGGGCGCATCGTAGGCATCGACTCGGTGGAACACCTGATTCAGCCCCTGCAAGGACGGCATGTCCTCGAAATCACCTGTCAGGAGGCCTTGACGGAAACGGTTCGTGAAGGATTGAGCCAGGCCTTCCCCCCGCTGGTCATCTCGCCCCCCGAGCAACATTCGATCCGTGTGGAATCGGACTCCCCCGTGCACGTGGGGCCGTTGGTGCGCCGAATCGAGGAACAGGGATTCACGGTCACGGAGGCGCGGCGGGTGCGCCTCTCTCTTGAAGATGTTTTCGTGCAGATAACGGGCATAGAATCCGGCACCATGCATCACGAGAAAGAGATGAAGGGGGGAAAGAAATGA
- a CDS encoding RNA polymerase sigma factor, giving the protein MPDRSRSQLPDEALLEASGNGDRQAFGELVRRHQSWAWGVAYRFIGSRDEAEDIVQAAFIKLLVASGRYRRTARFKTFFHVIISRLCLDHAKREKPVQADDYPELADSSPGQEEALMTSQNAARVRRALDSLPPRPRMAVVLRYYEGLGYDEMAVVLETSRKGVERLLSRGREALREKLGSR; this is encoded by the coding sequence TTGCCTGATCGGTCCCGATCGCAACTTCCGGACGAAGCCCTGCTGGAAGCCTCGGGCAACGGGGACCGGCAGGCCTTCGGCGAACTCGTCCGACGGCACCAGTCCTGGGCCTGGGGCGTGGCCTATCGTTTCATTGGATCCAGGGACGAGGCCGAAGATATTGTTCAGGCCGCCTTCATCAAGTTGCTTGTCGCGTCGGGCCGCTATCGCCGTACCGCACGCTTCAAGACGTTCTTCCACGTCATCATATCCCGGCTCTGCCTGGATCATGCCAAAAGGGAGAAGCCCGTACAGGCGGACGACTATCCGGAATTGGCCGACTCGTCTCCCGGACAGGAGGAGGCGCTGATGACGAGCCAGAACGCGGCCCGCGTGCGCCGGGCATTGGACTCCCTTCCCCCCAGACCTCGCATGGCCGTCGTGCTTCGATACTACGAAGGGCTCGGTTATGATGAAATGGCCGTGGTTCTTGAAACGTCGCGGAAGGGTGTCGAGCGGCTGCTGTCCAGGGGACGCGAGGCGTTGCGGGAGAAACTGGGATCACGCTGA
- a CDS encoding outer membrane lipoprotein-sorting protein, producing MHYLKYVLSVAAVCLVLAGGWPASAMDAGEVLLAVDRNLAPVSYESYRKLINIEPDGSKREYVLYTIKKGQDMVASVFLEPSSDKGRGTLRLGDNMWLHIPSVAKPVRITSLQSVTGGIFNNADIMRLDYSAEYTPESLEESGDAYLLRLKAKTNEVAYDRLEMLVAKDRLVPTEIKCLAASGMLIKTLHFKKMTDFGGGFVRPAIVETDSPLHKGYLSVMIFARMKARDFSDEVFTLNYLPRIETLRQ from the coding sequence ATGCATTACTTGAAATACGTTCTGTCCGTTGCCGCCGTCTGTCTCGTCCTTGCCGGGGGCTGGCCGGCGTCAGCCATGGACGCCGGGGAAGTGCTCCTGGCCGTGGACCGCAACCTCGCCCCGGTCAGCTACGAATCCTACCGCAAGCTCATCAACATCGAGCCGGACGGGAGCAAAAGGGAATACGTCCTCTACACCATCAAGAAAGGCCAGGATATGGTGGCCTCCGTCTTCCTGGAGCCTTCCAGCGACAAGGGACGCGGGACCTTGCGCCTGGGCGACAACATGTGGCTCCACATTCCGAGCGTGGCCAAGCCGGTCAGGATAACCAGCCTCCAATCGGTAACGGGTGGCATCTTCAACAATGCCGATATCATGCGCCTAGACTACAGCGCCGAATATACGCCCGAATCCTTGGAGGAAAGCGGTGACGCCTATTTGCTTCGCCTGAAGGCGAAGACCAACGAGGTTGCCTACGACAGGCTGGAGATGCTGGTGGCCAAGGACCGGTTGGTTCCGACGGAGATCAAGTGTCTCGCGGCGTCCGGGATGCTGATCAAGACCCTGCATTTCAAGAAGATGACCGATTTCGGCGGCGGGTTCGTCCGCCCGGCCATTGTCGAGACGGACAGCCCGCTCCACAAGGGGTACCTCTCGGTGATGATCTTCGCCCGGATGAAGGCCAGGGATTTCTCGGATGAAGTCTTCACCCTCAACTACCTGCCGCGGATTGAAACCCTTCGTCAGTGA
- a CDS encoding Spy/CpxP family protein refolding chaperone, which yields MHYLKRSLLALSVGLNIAFVLFWGMQYFQGQDPAPSGAPRRSGDQLLTARYEGVQVTPEQWKALEPNVLAFKTNTDRIRRETVQLRERVLELLAEPVADEEAIQAIQQRILSNQGGMKDEVLRLLLREKDVLRPDQFSVLIQAIQNYGGRGPGFGVMTGGKPERN from the coding sequence ATGCATTATCTGAAACGGTCGTTGCTGGCCTTGTCTGTGGGATTGAACATCGCCTTTGTCCTGTTCTGGGGCATGCAGTATTTTCAAGGACAAGATCCGGCGCCGTCAGGAGCGCCCCGCCGTTCGGGAGATCAACTTCTTACGGCGCGGTATGAAGGGGTCCAGGTGACTCCCGAACAATGGAAGGCGCTGGAGCCCAACGTGCTGGCCTTCAAGACCAACACCGATCGTATTCGCCGGGAAACGGTGCAGTTGCGAGAGCGGGTGCTGGAGTTGCTGGCCGAACCCGTTGCCGATGAAGAGGCGATCCAGGCTATCCAGCAAAGAATTCTTTCGAATCAGGGCGGCATGAAAGACGAAGTGCTTCGACTTCTGCTCCGTGAAAAGGACGTGTTGCGGCCGGATCAGTTCTCCGTGCTGATACAGGCGATTCAGAATTACGGAGGCCGTGGTCCCGGATTTGGTGTAATGACCGGCGGGAAACCGGAACGCAATTAA
- a CDS encoding 4Fe-4S dicluster domain-containing protein, translated as MSTNKAMDHTATEEAADARPAVKKESSPCKGKGISRRKMLGFLGVQVVAGTLAGAAMAAPKNFKAEHYNRGITPDQLPNTRSWLITDPTTCVGCRTCEIVCSLGHDDICQPALSRIHTTYDPQHKLVKLAVMPDVCRQCNMADCYLACEYDALTLDPKTGARVIDPAKCQGCGECFAACPYDMIVENKEKSIFSKCDLCGGDPMCVKYCPADALKFIELG; from the coding sequence GTGAGCACCAACAAGGCAATGGACCATACGGCAACCGAGGAAGCGGCCGACGCCCGTCCGGCGGTCAAAAAGGAATCGTCACCGTGCAAGGGGAAGGGGATATCGCGGCGCAAGATGCTCGGGTTCCTGGGCGTCCAGGTCGTGGCTGGAACCCTGGCCGGGGCGGCCATGGCGGCCCCCAAGAATTTCAAGGCGGAACACTACAACCGGGGGATCACGCCGGACCAGCTGCCCAACACGCGCTCCTGGTTGATCACCGACCCGACCACCTGCGTGGGCTGCCGGACCTGCGAGATCGTCTGCTCCCTGGGGCACGACGACATCTGCCAGCCCGCCCTGTCCCGAATCCACACCACCTATGACCCGCAGCACAAGCTGGTCAAGCTGGCGGTCATGCCCGACGTCTGCCGCCAGTGCAACATGGCCGACTGCTACCTGGCCTGCGAATACGACGCCCTGACCCTTGATCCGAAGACCGGAGCGCGGGTCATCGATCCCGCCAAGTGCCAGGGGTGCGGCGAATGCTTCGCGGCGTGTCCCTACGACATGATCGTGGAGAACAAGGAGAAGAGCATCTTCTCCAAGTGCGACCTCTGCGGCGGCGACCCCATGTGCGTCAAGTACTGCCCGGCGGACGCCCTGAAGTTCATCGAACTCGGTTAA
- a CDS encoding ABC transporter permease: protein MNKLIAFWNILAKDMRTYYLKPPNVSWGIIFPLAWTAMFFIRSGSGLESIPQLLPGVVAISILFGTTSMLAVTVTFEKKNRSFERLLLAPMSFELLMLAKTSGAIFFGVCNAFVPVIMALFLTDLAGIAWAQFIPAVILIAVASTFQGLFIAVAVSEVFEAQTFSNFFRFPMIFLCGLFFPIERLPALLQPVSYVLPLTYGADVLHGAVHGGHILPWYLDLPVLGLFCAALFWASLRNIRRRWIA, encoded by the coding sequence ATGAACAAGCTGATCGCCTTCTGGAACATATTGGCAAAAGACATGCGAACCTACTATCTGAAACCGCCGAACGTGAGCTGGGGCATCATCTTCCCCCTGGCGTGGACGGCCATGTTCTTCATCCGCTCCGGGAGCGGGCTGGAAAGTATTCCGCAACTGCTTCCCGGCGTGGTGGCCATCTCCATTCTGTTCGGCACCACCTCCATGCTCGCGGTCACGGTGACCTTCGAGAAGAAAAACCGCTCCTTCGAACGGCTGTTGCTGGCCCCCATGTCCTTTGAGCTGCTCATGCTTGCCAAGACGAGCGGAGCGATCTTTTTCGGCGTGTGCAATGCCTTTGTACCCGTGATCATGGCTCTGTTCCTGACCGACCTCGCCGGGATCGCCTGGGCGCAGTTCATCCCCGCAGTGATCCTCATCGCGGTGGCCTCCACGTTCCAGGGACTGTTCATCGCAGTGGCCGTCAGCGAGGTGTTCGAGGCGCAGACCTTTTCCAACTTCTTCCGTTTCCCCATGATCTTCCTGTGCGGGCTCTTCTTTCCCATCGAGAGGCTGCCCGCCCTGCTCCAACCCGTGTCCTACGTCCTGCCCCTGACTTACGGGGCCGACGTCCTGCATGGTGCTGTCCATGGCGGCCACATCCTGCCATGGTACCTGGACTTGCCTGTACTCGGCCTGTTCTGTGCGGCGCTGTTCTGGGCGAGCCTTCGAAACATCAGGAGGCGGTGGATTGCCTGA